GACGTAATTCGAGACGGGTAGGGATATTTAAATGGGCTCGATCAGGCCTTGCACACTTTGTATGGTAGTTGCAACTATGGGACCGAAAAGAGCGGAAAATTTTACGCACGAGCAAAGGATGGGCCTCATCCAGCTCATTAGACTGCAGGTGAAGGTGATAGAAGACAAACGATCGGATACCTCCTCCAACAGAAAGAAACAGAAGGCGTGGGACGAAATCGAGAAACAAATGGCGGCGAATTTTCCCGAGAGGGCGAGGGCCTCTGCAAAGGACCTCAAGGAATTATGGAGAAGGATGAAAGGGAAGACCAAAACGGTCGCACGGGATAAGAAAATAGATATGGCCAAGACTGGCGGTGGAGCACCGGAAGTTGACGACCTCGACGAAGAAACAGTCGCAATTTTGTCCATTATAGCAAAAGATTTGGAGCAGATTAAGAacacttacgacgatgattgcACTGGAGCGGTCACCGACACTCGCGATGAGGATGTTACTGCAGGCACCAGTTCAAGCGGAAATACAAATAAGAGGCAAGTATGCCTTCTGATGATTATTATGAAAAATACACATTTCTGAGTTGCAGGAAGTGCGTGTATTTTACTGTCATTACAAGATACAGAGTGGCATCAgtataaaacaaaaatatctgGGATGGTTCTCGTGATGTAATGAACTGCAAAGCAAGTTACGAAAATTTACAAGCACTTGATTAACCAATGTTCTTTTACAGTGCATATCATTTGCCCACTGAATACGATGATGACACCGAACCAGATGTCGAGTTAGAAGAAGTGAGAAGCAACGAGGATCAATTGTCAGTTTGGTAAGAGAATCGTTGAAAATGGTGGATGAAAATTGTTGCCCTAATTTTCCTTTCAACAgtcattaaaatgaaaaatttcatttcatcttttgaaCACGATAGTCCTGTACTTTCTGATTTGTTAAAATGCCACTCCTTTTTCAGCGGGAATAACAAGTCCTCAACTCGTGGAAGGCTGTCGCCGTCCTCGACAGTCTGCCGTGAGTAGACAACCCACACCAGTTCACGTCAGCAGACACTCGTTGCCACACATCAGCAGAGAGCCGTCGCTCCGAGACAGCCGACAAGTTCAGCATTACAGAAGACGACCGAAGCCTTGTCTTATCTGAAAGAGGAACACGACATGAAGATGGAATTATTGGAACTTCAGAAACAGGCAGCTATATGTAAACGAAAGGCCTATGAAGCAAAAACTGAATATtacaaagaaaaacttaaacagAAGCGAATCGACCTTTGAATTCTGAAGGGACAAATCCACTTATTAATTCATCCATTTATGTTGCTCTTACTGATTAAAATGCTGCATGATGAATCGTTGTCGGAATAAGTTTCCtctgaaatttacttcagccgGGTTGATGGGTCGTTCTGGTTCACCGATTTCACGTCGAGGAAGGTCAGCTTCTGGCTCCGGTACAGGATCATTCATTCGTGTGGCGAGATTATGTAAGCAGGTGGTCGCAACTATTATTGCCATATTGTGATCcaactgaaaaatgaaatttaatatCAGAGTCAGTTTATCTGTGTTAACGTGTTTTTTTGGCAAAGCGTACAACACAAGGGGGAGTAAACCGTTTCCATCACCAGTGAACCGTTTATGATACTCACTGAACACCTCAGATGCATTCCCTTGGAGACGcagggaaatctctttttccaaATCCCGAATGCTCGTTCAACCACTCCCCGGGTACGTCGTTGGGCATTGTTGTAACGGTTCTCCTCTGGTGTTGTTGGGTTGCGAACCGGGGTAAGCATGAACGTGCTGCAAGTGTAGGCCGGATCCCCTAGCAAAATGCCTCTGTATTCCCCTGCTTGAAATTTACGGAATAGTTGTGATTCTTGAAATATCCGCGAGTCATGTGCCGAACCGTACCATCTGGCAACAATGTTAGTGAAAAGAAGTTGATGGTCCACAACACCCTGGCAGTTGATACTATACCAACCTTTACGATTGATAAAATGGGCCGCACGCTCCCCACCAGGATTAACTATAGCAACATGGGAACCGTCTATAGCACCAACGACCCCAGGGAATTGGGCAATCTCATAGAAGCCTTCGGCAATAGTTCTCCTTTCTTCCGGTGTGGTTGGAAAGTGAATGAATTGCTGACGTCTGGCACAAATAGCAGAGGAAACGCGATGAACCACCCTGCAGACAGTTGCCTGGGATACGCCACACATATCACCAATGTCCATTTGGAATGATGCCCTGGCATAAAAGCGCATGGCAACCAGCACCTGCTGCTCCGGGTTCAGAGCATGATTACTCTCCTTTAGTGGCATCAAATCCGGGGCTAAGAAATCTACTAGCCAACGAAATGTGTCCTTGGAAACCCGGAATCTGCGGATAAATTTACTGTCGCTATACTTTCGGAGCGCATCCACTCGGACCTCAAATACTCTTTCGACACGAGGACGACCCAACAgtacctcctcctcctcctcctcttgtgCAAACTCAAGAATTTGTAAAACCGCCTCCATGATGTCTAAACCTGTGCTGCATGTACTTGCGTTCCACCTAAACGCGGACATAAACATGCCCAGCCCGGCGATTAAATTTTCTTTTGTTGCTTAGACGTCGGCTAACCGCATGTTGGATAATAGCTTATTCTGAATTGGCGTATAACTTTAGACAGGCGATGATCGGGCGATCAAGAAATTTGTACGCGCGTAACCCTTAAACAGTCGCTAAAACACCATATTGAATACGGCCCTTAGAGTTTACATGACATTTAAACGCGCCTATAAATATAAAAGGGCATGATCATATAGTGGATTATAGTACAAGTTATATTACGTTGTGTTCGTTGCGTTAGAGAGTCACGTGCATTTGATGAGCAAACTTCAACGGCAAAATGTATAAGCGATATAATGCTCAGACGCAATACCAATATCATCAATTGTCACAAGTGATCCGCTTGATCTGGCTATCCTTGCCATGATCAGGCCTATTCTTGACAGTGGTAATCGTCGGTTGTTTGATTTGACTATCCTTGTCATGATCAGAACAATCAGTGTTCAAGTTTGGAGATTCATTACATCCAGATGATACCTCGATCAGATATAATTTCGCGATTGGTCGATTTGTGTGTCcagattttgttttgatgttgGCAGCACGTGCCAAGCCATCATTGCCGTAGATGAGAGATTCCATCACTGCCATATCCCAGTTCGCCCGTTTCTTTTGATCAGAATGTACGAGTACAACATCACCAGGTTTGACACAATTATAAATATCGCCAAGTTTTGTCTGCAGTTCATGACGTTCTCTTAATGCAGTGAGGTATTCACTGCTCCATCGATTCCAGAATCATTCTAGAATGGATGCTAGGTTGTCACATCGTTTGATGAGATCATCTCTGTTGTATGTCGGATCTGAGAGTTCATCTGCGTCATAACTGGCATGTGGTAGATGGGTTAACAATCTTCCATATAGTAAATGCGCTGGAGTTAACGGTGTTGGCTCGTTTTCACTGTAGACGTACGTTATGGGACGATTATTGAGCACTAATTCAATTTCGCAAAGCATGGTGGTCATTTCGTCGCGAGTGACGTAAGCGCGCCTAAGCACTTTCTTTAACGAGAGTTTGGTAAGTCCGATAATGCGTTCATAGAATCCTCCCCACCAAGGGGCGCGCTTGGGAATGAATGTCGAATCGACGTGTTTGTTTGCCATTTCGATTTTGACCTCTTTGGCGGCGGATAGGAAAGTTGTTGCATTGTCACTAATTACGCGTTTTGGGAGTGATCGCCTGGCTGAAAAGCGGCAGAACGCACGTAAGAACGTTTGTGAAGATAAATCTCCGACGAGTTCTAGGTGGACTGCGCGTGTGTTTGCACATGTAAACAAGCATACATAGCATTTATGTTCACCGAAATGAGATTTGTCGTAAAGTTCTCCTGTGTAGTCAACTCCTGTTATTGTAAACGGTGGGGCTTGGTGTACGCGGAATTCCGGTAA
Above is a window of Lineus longissimus chromosome 3, tnLinLong1.2, whole genome shotgun sequence DNA encoding:
- the LOC135484775 gene encoding fibrinogen silencer-binding protein-like; the protein is MGPKRAENFTHEQRMGLIQLIRLQVKVIEDKRSDTSSNRKKQKAWDEIEKQMAANFPERARASAKDLKELWRRMKGKTKTVARDKKIDMAKTGGGAPEVDDLDEETVAILSIIAKDLEQIKNTYDDDCTGAVTDTRDEDVTAGTSSSGNTNKRQVCLLMIIMKNTHF
- the LOC135484776 gene encoding putative nuclease HARBI1, which gives rise to MEAVLQILEFAQEEEEEEVLLGRPRVERVFEVRVDALRKYSDSKFIRRFRVSKDTFRWLVDFLAPDLMPLKESNHALNPEQQVLVAMRFYARASFQMDIGDMCGVSQATVCRVVHRVSSAICARRQQFIHFPTTPEERRTIAEGFYEIAQFPGVVGAIDGSHVAIVNPGGERAAHFINRKGWYSINCQGVVDHQLLFTNIVARCWITIWQ